One Anolis carolinensis isolate JA03-04 chromosome 4, rAnoCar3.1.pri, whole genome shotgun sequence DNA window includes the following coding sequences:
- the pabpc1 gene encoding polyadenylate-binding protein 1 isoform X1, whose translation MNPSAPSYPMASLYVGDLHPDVTEAMLYEKFSPAGPILSIRVCRDMITRRSLGYAYVNFQQPADAERALDTMNFDVIKGKPVRIMWSQRDPSLRKSGVGNIFIKNLDKSIDNKALYDTFSAFGNILSCKVVCDENGSKGYGFVHFETQEAAERAIEKMNGMLLNDRKVFVGRFKSRKEREAELGARAKEFTNVYIKNFGEDMDDERLKELFGKFGPALSVKVMTDESGKSKGFGFVSFERHEDAQKAVDEMNGKELNGKQIYVGRAQKKVERQTELKRKFEQMKQDRITRYQGVNLYVKNLDDGIDDERLRKEFSPFGTITSAKVMMEGGRSKGFGFVCFSSPEEATKAVTEMNGRIVATKPLYVALAQRKEERQAHLTNQYMQRMASVRAVPNPVINPYQPAPPSGYFMAAIPQTQNRAAYYPTSQLAQLRPSPRWTAQGARPHPFQNMPGAIRPAAPRPPFSTMRPASSQVPRVMSTQRVANTSTQTMGPRPAAAAAAATPAVRTGPQYKYAAGVRNPQQHLNTQPQVAMQQPAVHVQGQEPLTASMLASAPPQEQKQMLGERLFPLIQAMHPTLAGKITGMLLEIDNSELLHMLESPESLRSKVDEAVAVLQAHQAKEAAQKAVNNPAGVPSV comes from the exons ctGAGAGAGCTTTAGATACCATGAATTTTGATGTCATTAAAGGGAAGCCAGTGCGTATCATGTGGTCTCAGCGTGATCCGTCTCTACGTAAAAGTGGTGTTGGTAACATCTTTATCAAAAATTTGGACAAATCAATTGACAATAAAGCTTTGTAtgacacattttctgctttcgGAAACATCCTCTCTTGTAAG gtTGTGTGTGATGAAAATGGATCCAAAGGCTATGGATTTGTACACTTTGAAACGCAAGAAGCTGCAGAAAGAGCTATTGAAAAAATGAATGGAATGCTTCTTAATGATCGCAAAGT ATTTGTTGGAAGGTTTAAATCTCGTAAAGAGCGTGAAGCAGAGCTTGGAGCTCGTGCGAAGGAATTCACTAATGTTTATATCAAGAATTTTGGAGAAGATATGGACGATGAGCGACTTAAGGAACTCTTTGGCAAGTTTG GACCTGCCTTGAGCGTGAAAGTTATGACTGATGAGAGTGGAAAATCCAAAGGCTTTGGTTTTGTCAGTTTTGAAAGACATGAAGATGCTCAGAAA GCAGTTGATGAGATGAATGGAAAAGAACTCAATGGAAAACAAATATATGTTGGTAGAGCTCAGAAAAAAGTAGAAAGGCAAACAGAGCTGAAGCGCAAATTTGAACAAATGAAACAGGACAGGATCACCAGATACCAG gGTGTAAACCTTTATGTGAAAAATCTAGATGATGGAATTGATGATGAACGCCTACGTAAAGAATTTTCACCATTTGGCACAATTACTAGTGCAAAG GTCATGATGGAAGGCGGACGCAGCAAaggttttgggtttgtttgcttttctTCACCAGAAGAAGCAACAAAAGCAGTTACAGAAATGAATGGTAGAATTGTGGCTACCAAACCCCTATATGTAGCCTTAGCCCAGCGTAAAGAAGAACGCCAGGCTCACCTCACCAACCAGTACATGCAGAGGATGGCAAGTGTAAGAGCAGTGCCCAATCCAGTCATCAATccttaccagcctgcaccacctTCAGGTTACTTCATGGCCGCCATTCCACAG ACACAGAACCGTGCTGCATATTATCCTACTAGCCAACTGGCTCAGCTTAGACCAAGTCCTCGTTGGACTGCTCAGGGTGCCAGACCACATC CCTTCCAGAACATGCCAGGTGCCATCCGCCCTGCAGCTCCTAGACCCCCATTCAGTACCATGAGGCCAGCTTCATCACAGGTTCCACGTGTCATGTCCACACAACGTGTTG CAAACACATCAACTCAAACCATGGGTCCACgtccagctgctgctgctgcggcagCTACTCCAGCTGTGCGCACTGGTCCACAATATAAGTACGCTGCAGGTGTTCGCAATCCTCAGCAGCATCTTAACACCCAACCCCAAGTTGCTATGCAGCAG CCTGCTGTCCATGTTCAGGGTCAAGAACCTTTGACTGCTTCCATGTTGGCTTCTGCTCCTCCACAAGAACAAAAGCAGATGCTGG GAGAACGTCTGTTCCCCCTGATTCAAGCCATGCACCCCACTCTGGCGGGCAAAATCACTGGTATGCTGTTAGAGATTGATAACTCTGAACTCCTCCATATGCTTGAGTCTCCTGAATCTCTTCGTTCGAAG GTTGACGAAGCTGTAGCCGTACTGCAAGCCCATCAAGCTAAAGAAGCTGCCCAGAAAGCAGTTAACAACCCAGCGGGTGTTCCAAGCGTCTAA